One window of the Silurus meridionalis isolate SWU-2019-XX chromosome 24, ASM1480568v1, whole genome shotgun sequence genome contains the following:
- the LOC124378259 gene encoding uncharacterized protein LOC124378259: MSSVFLKNSENLQLFNNANISASVLQYYTRELYLQNPDFSPLRLPPELLCQSPSSMFVPLGDADIQTILTKINNFCTEFNPEVTAVLVAKFPNITTDAIQKLGSQCVGLTVGQINSAPSNVLNTTLSTLSIISGWDQGQLNALIQSIISSGFNIDSASSVLSLGTLIGGVPSATISILPSSQIMSLSQNVTFINNILSAPVILQETFVQKVISVDQTEVIQNVPDALVMYIPLVLLTSLSSVEISLINNKSWSHEQAMMLFGAVASASDNPEDLSPSVLQGFSCGSVQTLPIQKPKI; this comes from the exons Atg TCAAGTGTGTTCCTGAAGAACTCTGAAAATCTTCAGTTGTTCAACAATGCAAACATTTCAGCCAGTGTCCTGCAGTACTACACAAGAGAGTTGTACCTCCAGAATCCTGACTTCAGCCCACTCAG ATTGCCACCTGAGCTGCTGTGTCAAAGTCCTTCCTCCATGTTTGTTCCTCTTGGAGATGCAGACATTCAGACCATCCTCACTAAGATCAACAACTTCTGTACAGAATTTAATCCAGAG GTTACAGCGGTGCTGGTAGCAAAGTTCCCCAATATAACAACAGATGCCATCCAAAAGTTGGGTAGCCAGTGCGTGGGCCTGACTGTTGGCCAGATAAACTCTGCCCCCTCCAATGTGTTGAACACTACACTGTCTACACTCAGTATCATCAGTGGCTGGGACCAGGGCCAATTgaatgccctcatccagagcatcATTAGTTCAGGCTTTAAT ATCGACAGTGCCTCCTCAGTCTTGTCACTGGGAACACTTATTGGTGGTGTTCCTTCTGCAACCATCTCCATCCTCCCATCTTCTCAGATTATGTCTTTATCACAAAATGTAACGTTCATCAATAACATTTTATCAGCACCAGTTATTCTGCAAGAGACATTTGTCCAAAAG GTAATCTCTGTAGACCAAACTGAAGTGATACAGAATGTTCCAGATGCACTGGTGATGTATATTCCGCTTGTTCTATTGACATCACTGAGCTCTGTGGAAATTTCACTCATCAATAACAAAAGCTGGAGTCATGAACAG GCTATGATGCTGTTTGGTGCAGTGGCAAGTGCCAGTGATAATCCAGAAGA TCTGTCACCATCAGTACTGCAGGGATTCTCCTGTGGTTCAGTTCAGACTCTGCCAATACAAAAGCCAAAGATCTAG
- the LOC124378562 gene encoding mesothelin-like protein yields the protein MHSVFQLICMYNYVKQDPFVNFTDVPSDLLLYYRSMRRYKVNCQSYFSALGKADFYVVSPVLDKMTNLFNNAKDCLGISGVSLTGDQVDVLGNMACTLEFSYIQNSDPLILEKLKNCEDLSDSQITAIQSLLLSGNTTYGNPSTWNEQTVEQLGMLAVYFKSDLCNKLSFNVKRKVLSVLRKQKLPIKKLSAFFTECNSESTTVSKITAATIADTSFPYGFNSTLFDLYLDIDVLQDNLAAITEKVVDTSLQNVILNKLNQIYPSGLNDDVLQLLGSTSRVASIDAISKWNITIIDTLSSLLDSNDGSWEPEKSKAIIMRYLNIDIHSLGSAEINIIGSYICTLDINVLENITAENLIMVLPPDLTLCSTQQKSALYIIAKSSFINLRSNATTYYQLMTPYLGGAPVEDIEALSTQNINMDINIFISLKPSSPVKALLGVNMADLKLFENSSAIQSWVSQQNQSDLDTLTLGLINRNPCYGVNSYPLSKDFASGNISAVLCNFNISDYACSSVSLL from the exons ATGCATTCTGTGTTTCAGCTGATCTGCATGTACAACTACGTAAAACAAGATCCATTTGTTAACTTTACTGATGTCCCCTCTGACCTGCTACTGTACTACAGGT CTATGAGAAGATACAAGGTGAACTGCCAGTCATATTTCAGTGCCCTGGGCAAAGCAGATTTCTATGTTGTTTCTCCTGTCCTTGACAAAATGACCAACCTGTTCAACAATGCAAAGGACTGCCTG GGTATATCTGGTGTGAGCCTGACCGGGGATCAGGTGGATGTTCTTGGGAATATGGCCTGCACACTGGAATTCTCCTACATTCAGAACTCTGACCCTCTCATTTTGGAGAAACTAAAGAACTGTGAAGATCTTTCTGATTCTCAGATCACTGCTATACAGTCACTGCTGCTCAGTGGAAACACTACTTATGG taatCCATCAACATGGAATGAGCAGACCGTGGAACAACTCGGCATGCTGGCTGTTTATTTCAAATCAGACCTCTGCAACAAGCTTAGCTTT AATGTAAAAAGGAAAGTTCTTTCAGTCCTGAGGAAGCAGAAGCTCCCAATAAAGAAACTAAGTGCATTCTTTACAGAATGCAACTCAGAAAGCACTACAG TGAGCAAGATCACAGCAGCAACAATTGCAGATACATCGTTTCCTTACGGCTTTAACTCCACGCTGTTTGATCTGTATCTGGACATCGATGTCCTACAGGACAACCTGGCAGCCATTACTGAGAAAGTGGTGGACACCAGCCTCCAGAATGTCATTCTGAACAAGTTAAACCAG ATTTATCCATCAGGCCTTAATGATGATGTGCTGCAACTACTAGGTTCCACGTCTCGGGTAGCATCTATTGATGCTATTAGCAAATGGAACATTACTATAATTGATACGCTGTCCTCTTTACTGGACTCAAATGATGGAAGCTGGGAACCAGAAAAG agtaAAGCAATCATCATGAGATATCTGAACATTGATATTCATTCTCTGGGAAGTGCTGAAATAAATATCATTGGTTCTTACATCTGTACATTAGACATCAATGTACTGGAAAATATCACTGCTGAGAACCTaat AATGGTCCTGCCTCCAGATCTGACTTTGTGTTCGACTCAACAGAAATCTGCTCTGTACATCATTGCCAAATCTTCATTTATCAATCTCCGCAGCAATGCCACTACGTACTACCAACTCATGACACCCTACCTAG GTGGAGCACCCGTGGAGGATATAGAAGCACTTTCCACCCAGAACATCAACATGGACATCAACATATTCATTAGTCTGAAACCAAGTTCTCcag TGAAGGCTCTATTGGGGGTAAACATGGCTGATCTGAAGCTATTTGAGAACTCCTCAGCCATTCAATCCTGGGTGTCACAACAAAACCAATCTGATTTGGACACACTGACTCTTGGCCTCATCAACCGCAACCCTTGTTATGGTGTTAACAG TTACCCACTTTCTAAAGATTTTGCATCtggaaacatttctgcagtACTGTGCAACTTCAACATTTCTGATTATGCATGTTCATCAGTAAGTCTTCTGTGA